A window of Hyperolius riggenbachi isolate aHypRig1 chromosome 1, aHypRig1.pri, whole genome shotgun sequence contains these coding sequences:
- the HS3ST1 gene encoding heparan sulfate glucosamine 3-O-sulfotransferase 1 — protein sequence MIVMASLLLGVCLILAQPKLVLSYPVSNEKNEVLPSSAELQPAPYPNGTQQYRPHTIIIGVRKGGTRALLEMLSLHPDISSAETEIHFFDWEDQYRKGLDWYVAQMPFSYPHQLTVEKTPAYFTSPKVPERIYNMNSTIKLLLILRDPIERVLSDYTQVYYNHLQKNKSYPPVEDLLLRNGELNTDYKAINRSLYFSFMENWLTYFPLENIHIVDGDHLIRDPFPEIQKVERFLNLSPQINASNFYFNKTKGFFCLRDSGRERCLHESKGRAHPLIDSFLLDKLKEYFYEPNKKFFELVGRTFDWL from the coding sequence ATGATTGTCATGGCTTCACTACTGCTTGGAGTGTGCCTCATCCTTGCGCAGCCTAAGCTGGTGCTTTCTTACccagtttcaaatgaaaaaaatgaagTATTGCCATCCTCTGCTGAGCTGCAGCCTGCCCCTTACCCAAATGGCACCCAACAGTACCGACCACATACCATTATTATTGGGGTACGTAAAGGTGGCACCAGGGCTTTGTTAGAAATGCTCAGCCTTCACCCGGACATTTCTTCAGCTGAAACGGAGATCCATTTTTTCGACTGGGAGGATCAGTATAGAAAAGGTTTAGACTGGTACGTTGCTCAAATGCCCTTTTCTTACCCGCATCAGCTCACTGTGGAAAAAACACCAGCATACTTTACATCTCCCAAAGTCCCAGAACGAATTTACAACATGAACAGCACAATTAAACTCTTGCTTATCCTAAGAGACCCAATTGAAAGAGTCTTGTCGGACTACACACAAGTGTATTACAACCACCTGCAGAAAAACAAGTCTTATCCACCGGTGGAGGATCTACTGTTGAGGAACGGAGAGCTCAACACAGACTACAAAGCAATAAACCGTAGTTTGTATTTCAGTTTCATGGAAAATTGGTTAACATATTTCCCACTTGAGAATATTCACATTGTCGATGGAGATCACTTAATAAGAGATCCTTTTCCAGAGATACAAAAGGTTGAGAGGTTTTTGAACCTTTCTCCACAAATCAACGCTTCAAACTTTTACTTTAACAAAACAAAGGGGTTCTTCTGTTTACGGGACAGTGGGCGGGAACGTTGTTTGCATGAGTCCAAAGGAAGGGCCCATCCACTTATAGACTCTTTCTTATTGGACAAATTGAAGGAATACTTCTACGAGCCTAACAAGAAATTCTTTGAACTTGTTGGAAGGACATTCGATTGGTTGTAA